From a single Sinomonas atrocyanea genomic region:
- a CDS encoding ABC transporter permease produces the protein MTAFTEAPPEAAGVPEPVAKTKGGGLLTYLVIRFLLIIPTILILVTMVFFLMRITGDPITAALGGRLPADQLQQRIHEAGYDRPIMVQYFEYLGQIFTGNFGRTISDNRAVTDMLATFGSATLELAVNAVVVALIVGIPLGMVAAHRRDKGSDAVLRVLAILFYATPVFFAGLLLKLVFGVWLGWTPIAGRATTTTELALTQLSAPTGIYWLDALRSGNMAAFWDVEQHAILPGLALGLLTAGVFLRLVRTNLIGTLGKDYVEAGRSRGVSEFRLVTKHAYKPALIPIITVMGLQIALLLGGAVLTETTFEWKGLGFQLAQYLTARDFVAVQGIVVLLAVIVAVTNFIVDVIAALIDPRVRY, from the coding sequence ATGACTGCATTCACCGAGGCACCCCCAGAAGCCGCGGGTGTCCCAGAGCCCGTCGCCAAGACCAAGGGCGGCGGCCTCCTGACCTACCTTGTGATCCGCTTCCTGCTGATCATCCCGACCATCCTCATCCTCGTCACCATGGTCTTCTTCCTCATGAGGATCACCGGAGACCCGATCACCGCCGCGCTCGGCGGCCGCCTGCCGGCCGACCAGCTCCAGCAGCGCATCCACGAGGCCGGCTACGACCGGCCGATCATGGTCCAGTACTTCGAGTACCTGGGCCAGATCTTCACCGGCAACTTCGGCCGCACCATCTCCGACAACCGGGCCGTGACGGACATGCTCGCAACCTTCGGCTCGGCGACGCTCGAGCTCGCGGTCAACGCCGTGGTCGTCGCGCTCATCGTCGGCATCCCGCTCGGGATGGTCGCCGCCCACCGGCGGGACAAGGGCTCCGACGCCGTGCTGCGCGTGCTCGCGATCCTGTTCTATGCCACGCCGGTCTTCTTCGCCGGGCTCCTGCTCAAGCTCGTCTTCGGCGTCTGGCTCGGCTGGACGCCCATCGCCGGTCGGGCCACGACGACGACCGAGCTCGCGCTGACCCAGCTGTCCGCACCCACGGGCATCTACTGGCTCGACGCGCTCCGCAGCGGCAACATGGCCGCATTCTGGGACGTCGAGCAGCACGCGATCCTCCCGGGGCTCGCCCTCGGGCTGCTCACGGCCGGCGTCTTCCTGCGGCTCGTGCGGACCAACCTCATCGGCACCCTCGGCAAGGACTACGTCGAGGCGGGCCGGTCACGGGGCGTGAGCGAGTTCCGGCTCGTGACCAAGCACGCCTACAAGCCCGCGCTCATCCCGATCATCACCGTGATGGGCCTGCAGATCGCGCTCCTGCTCGGCGGCGCGGTCCTCACCGAGACGACCTTCGAGTGGAAGGGCCTCGGCTTCCAGCTGGCGCAGTACCTGACCGCCCGTGACTTCGTCGCGGTGCAGGGCATCGTCGTGCTCCTGGCGGTGATCGTGGCCGTCACGAACTTCATCGTGGACGTCATCGCCGCCCTCATCGACCCGAGAGTGAGGTACTGA